The Bremerella alba genome includes the window ACCAGGCCGCATAGAAACAATGTGAAAGACGGTACATGCGTGAGAGATACGCTACACATTAGTATTCTCCCAGGATTTCGCCGCCATTGATGGAAGTGAACGCCGTTACATTTTCGAGTGACACGGTTTCAGGAACAAAACGGACCGAGGCGTCTGCCATGCCCATTTGAATTCCGCCTGGGTGGAAGGAGTAAGGGGCACCGAACCAGTTGCTGACGTTAAGCACTCGGTTTCCAGTCCAGTAGACCGTCGTCATGTCATCGCCGGCGGCATTCATTTCTACTTCGCAGGGGAACATCCAGCCGGCGTTTTGGCGCGATGTCCAAGGGTCTTTACTGACACCGTAGTCGTGATTGTAACCGCTACGTCCAGGATTGCGTTTCCCGGCAACCCACCAGTCGGCGCGGCCTACAGATTCGTAGGTCATGCACGTGTTGCTGGTACCGTCGGTAATATCTCGCATTTTGTAAGGACCTGAGGACTGAAACAAAGACTCGGTAAATTCCCAGTTTGTTGCACTTCGCACGACAGAATAGTCCGTTGTCTCAAACCCGTTATCACTCAAAATGTTGCCTGCCGATGGGTTCGAAGGACAGACAAACGCGTCTGGCATTTCCGTGGCCAGGTCGAGATTGGTTCCCTCATCCCATTCGAGGTCGTAGTCGTATTGCTCTTGCAGATTGCCATGTTCCATCATGGCTAAAATGCCCACGGCCCAGTTTGCCGAGTTCGATTGTCGAGCAATCGGAAAGCTAAGAAAGGTGTCGTGGTAATTGTGCATCGCCAGGCCAATCTGCTTGATATTGTTGGTGCACTGAATCCGCCGGGCAGCTTCGCGGGCCTGTTGCACCGCTGGCAACAACAATGCAATCAATACGCCAATAATGGCGATCACAACCAACAATTCGACCAGCGTAAACGCACGGCGAGACGACACGGCAAAGCACTGCAAACGCATTTCATTTTCCTAGTGGATGAAACAGTGGTGATAGAATCCCAGGCTCGTAACGAACTGTGGATGTGAGCCAAACGCAAACGATCGATTTCGTTTTGGGGAAACGCCGTGTAAGCAATGGGCTGTGGCAGGCAGAGAAGAAATCTTGAGGATCTCTCTCTGAGCCCATGGGCGGCGTTATAGCACCTACATTCAGAAATCAACGTCTACCGCATTCTCGTGGACTTGTGATCCAGAGACTCGGTATCAGTAATGTGGCAATGTACTTGGTACGAAGTGGGTTGTAAATGAGCAGAACGAGAACTTTACGGTGAGAAAACCTTAGTAAATGGCCAGTACCAAAATGGCCGTATTGTGATGGGAATCACGTTGTTAGCGTCGATGGTCAGCCAAAACACAATGAAAAAAAATGATGAAGAGGGAGCCCCTCGAAAGTCGCCATCTATAGGGGGGGAAGGCATTGTTTCTAGGCTTATTTGGGGAAATCGAAACGCCCCTAGCCGTTGGCAAGCCAGCTCAAGCCGCCATGAGTAAAAGATAAAGTTCGATAAACTTGGTTATTATGCCTGCACATGCCTCTGAAGGGCCGTATTGCGGTATGTCGTACCTTAAATATGTGTTTATGTGGCCTCGTTATCCTTTAAAAGTCGACTGCTTATGTATATGATTCAGCGGTCGCTTAGGCACAGCACTCTGACTTCCTCGGAAATCTAGGGTCAACCGGGGCGAATTTTTGGGGCAAGAATCTTCCAAGCCTTCCTTTTTGATCCTTCCACATACGAGGAGGTTGCTATGAAACGGCGAACTTTCCTCGCGGCTGGCCTTTCGCTTCCCTTGGCTTTAAGCGGAGTGCTGCCGCGCAGGGCACATTCCGAAGTGCTTCCTGATTCGTCAGTCCTCGATCTGCGAGGGGAAGCGTTTGTTCGCGATATGCAGCGACGCTGTTACCGCTATTTCTTGGAAGCGGTCGACCTGAAGACGCAACTGGTTGCCGACCGCGCCGCAACCGACGCAAGCAACTACAGTCTGCACGGCAGTAGTGCTGCATGTGGTTTTGGCCTGGCATCGCACGCAATCGCGGCCCAGTACGAGTGGGCACCTCGCGAAGAGATCCAGCAGCGCGTGCGGACCATGTTGCATTCGCTTAACGACCTCGTCGCTCATGAAAAAGGTTTCGTTTATCACTTCTTCGATATCAAGACAGGCCAGCGAATGCTTCGCTCGGAAGCGTCGTCGGTCGATACGGCCTTGATGCTCGCCGGGGCGATGTCCGCTTCGGTCGCTTTCCAGGACGATTCCGAAATTGGTGCGCTCGCCGAGCAACTTTACAACCGAGTCGAGTGGACTTGGCTACTGGGCGAGAACGGTTGTTTGCACATGGGATACTTGCCAGAGATTGGTATCTTGCCGCACCAGTGGGATCAGTTCAGCGAGCATTTGATTCTCACGTTGCTGGCCATCGGTGCGCCGTCGAACCCGATTCCTCCCTCAAGCTGGGATGCTTGGCGACGCGAGCCGGTGCTGAAATTTCAGGGTCAAGAGTTTCTCAGTTATCCGCCGCTGTTCGTTCATCAGTACCCTATGGCATTCTTCGATTTCCAGAATTACCGCGCACCTAATGGTCGTAGTTTCTGGGAGAACGCGAAGATCGCGCATCACGCCCAGATCAACTTCTTAACGAAGCTTGGCGCGAAGTATCCACAGCGGATGGGACACTACGGCCCAGATTTATGGGGCATCACCAGCAGCGACAGCGAGTTTGGCTACCGCGATTGGGGCGGACCCTACAAGGACGGTCGCGTCGAGCCGGATCGAGAAATTGACGGGACAATCGTCCCTAGCGCCGCCGCCGGCGCTTTGGCCGTGTTGCCACACGAAGCGTTGCACACGCTCGAGTTCCAAAAGGATCGTTTCGGCGAGAAGATCTACGGTCACTACGGTTTCGTCAATGCTTTCAATCCGGCCAACGACTGGGTCAACCCGGACGTGATCGGGATCGACACCGGTATCTCGCTCATGATGGCCGAGAACATGCTAACCGGCAGGCTATGGAACCTCTTCATGCAGCACCCCGCCGCCCAGCGTGGGCTGAAGCTGGCCGGCTTCACACAGACAGGCTCGACGGTGCTTACGAGCAGGCCTTAGCCGCTATTCTTTATGATCGACCGCCGGCTCGCCGCTGGTTGTCTTGTTCTGGTTGATGCCTTCTTCTGGCTCGAAGGGGATATTCTTGGGTATGGTCAGGCCGCCTGAGAGGAGCAGCTTCCACACGTCTTTGGTCGGCCAATCGGTGTAGACGATCTTGTCTTCCGGCACCACAAGCGTATAGCCTGACGGCGGGAACAAAACCAGCGGCACATACACGGCCACCAATGTGCGACCGTTGGGCTGCTCGCTTTTGGTCATCAGGTATCCGGCCATTCGTGTCTCGCTTTGGGGAAAGGGAACGAGCACCACCGTGTCGACATTCGCCAGGCCAGGGGGGCCGGTCAGCGCCTTGGCCGTGTCGCTTATCGCCGAATAAAGGGTGCTCACGCCAGGCACTTTGCCGAAAGCCCAGTCCACAAAGTTGCGCACACGCGTCCGAAACAGTAGCCCCATAAAAAAGAGAAACACCAGGCCAACCACGACCGAGAGCAAAGGGCCCCAATAGAAAATAAACAGATCCTCGAACCCTTTCGGCAACAGCAGCTTTGCCAAAGGAGTAACGACGTAATCGTTCATCAAGCTAAAGATATAGTGAACGATGGCAAGCATCACAGCAAACGGCAGAACCAACACGATCCCGCCAAAGATCGTACGCATGATCCAACCCAAAACGCTGCTGCCGGACTCTTCCGGCTGAGGCGACGGCTGATTCGTATTCGACAAGGGACACTCCACGGGTAGAGAGTTGGAAAAGACCGTGTTCTAAACGCCGCAAAAGACATGCCGCCGCGAAGCTCACCATCATGCATCGAGTGCGCGCCCGCTCTTCGATACCACCTCACAGAGAGGAATTTCTTAACCACGGATATCGAATTCGCGGTGGGTTTTCTTTTTCTCTGTGCTTAAGCCTGTGTTGTGCGTAAAGAGCAGAGGTTACCTCCCAGCCAATATCGCCGGCTGCTCGCGTCTTGCGCACGATCTACCACAGGTGGTAGCTTCTTACGAGACAGCATCAGGCTGCTTGGCCTGGTTAGTTGTCGCTGAACGAGATTAACGCGGCCTGATTTTCGCGACCGACCGGAACTCGCATGTATTGCGGGTAGCAGTCGCGGCAGAGCCGAAAATCTTGGGGCATCTGGTCTTCGTGGAGCGTGGGGTCTTCGATGGGATAAACCTGTTCGAGAGTATCCGCGAGTACCGAAAGATTGTCTCGGTCGGTATCGTCGTAATCCGTTTCCTCGAAGTGAGGTTCAATCTCCAGGAATGCCGTGAGGCGAATCACAAAGCACGGATCACAGCTCTTGTCAAAAACTTGCTGGCAGCACTGGCAAGTAAATTGACTCATCAGAAAGGTCCTTCCGTTTTTCATTAGACAAGGCCGCGTGGGACACGGCAAGTAAGCAGTTTTTCATCCTAACCTTGTTAAACAATCCGAAGCAATACGAGTCTTTCGAATAAACGGTAAGACGTAAGTTACCGCGAGAATATGTGTGAATCGACTTGACTTCATCGCTTGAAGCGGCTCCTGATCAGCCAGATGATCGTGCATGGTGGTCGCGTTAGGCTAAGAGGTGGCGCACGAAAAAAGCCACAACGTTTGATTGTGGCTTCCTTCTTATTCCATCCGGCAAGTGGCCTGATGCGCGACTATTGGTCGGCCAGCGGCGCTTTCTTTTCGGTGATCACTTCGCACTGCGGAGCCATCTCGGCATTCAGTTCGGTGAACCCTTGCCATTCTTCGGGCACGTTGTCTTCGTGGAAGATTGCTTCCACGGGACACTCCGGCACGCACGCTTCGCAGTCGATACACTCTTCGGGATGAATGTAGAGGATCTTATCCCCTTCGTAGAAACATTCGACGGGGCAAACAACGACGCAATCCGTGTACTTGCAGTTAAAGCACGGTTCGCAGACTACGTGAGTCATCCTAGGTATCTCCTGACCACAAAAGCGGTGTTCAAAACGAAGTAATCAAATCGGGGCACACACGATTGATCTTGCCCCAGATCGCAAGTCGCGTCTATGTAAGGTATTCAGCGGCGACCTACTCCTCGTTTTTTATTCCTGTCTCAATAAGGTGTCAAGGCAGCCAAGCCCCTTTTGGCCCTTTATCCGAAGTGAAAACCTGTATTGAGCTTAAGTCTCAAGTTAATTACTTTCTTTCAGTCTCAATTCGCACCGTTTTTACGTCCAGAGTGTGTCCATGAAAGCCAGTTCCGCCGATCTTCAATTGCTGGAAGACCTCTTAGCTTCCCCTACCGCGAACTGGCGGCGTTTTGTTGATCGTTATGCCAGTACCGTCATTCAGGTGGTCCAGCATGCCCGACAAAACCAGAAATGGACCCTCACTCAGAAGGATGCCGACGCGGTCGTGGTCGCCACTTTCGAGCGTTTGTCGGAAAACAACCTCGAGATTTTGCATCGCTTCGACGGTAACGGCAGTTTCACGACATTTCTAACCGTAGCGGCCCGGCGAATTGTGATCCAAGAGCTTCAAGATCGAGGTGCCGAGCAGCGGATTCAAACCGCCTTGAAAGACGCCTCGGCAGAACGCCTGCAGATCCCAGGCACGGCGTCGTAACGCCATCGACTGGCTAACCCCTCTTTCGCCCCGTTGGGACTTCGGAGATTCGAGATAGAGACCCTCTATCTAGTCCCGGCCTGATGCATTAGCCGCTTGTGGCCTGCGGCCACTCAGAGATGAATCTCTGAGCCACCCGGGGTGTTAGGCGGCACCGCTTTGCTAATGTAGACCGCGGATTGGCGGGGACTGGTAGTCTTGCTGCGTGGCCGTTTCGTAGACAGGACGAACCGCGTTGACGGGCCCCGATGGCGTATTGCTTCCTAGCGGATATCCACCACCAGTCGGGTACTGAGGGCTCGACTGCGGGTAGCCTGTCGGTGCCTGCTGGATTGGAGCCTGCTGGACAGGGGCATATTGGCTGCCGGGTAGTGGTTGCCCTGATGGCAACATCTGACCGTTGTTTGGATACGGCTGACCCGTGGGCATGGGCTGTCCACCCGGCACCGGTTGACCGCTGGGCAGGGGTTGGCCGCTGGAGTAAACCGGGCCGCCTGGCATGGGCTGCCCGGCATTGCCTACCAGGTTGATCTCCGGCACATCAGGCCTGCGCGGACGCGTAAATGTTCCGGTTCCTTCGGTCAGTTGATTGATGCGATATCCGATGACCGAGATCGAGAAGTCCATGCCTGACTTCGGCAAGCGAATATCGACCTTGTACGGCAACGACACGCCATAGCTTGGATCGAAGCGAAAATTCGAGGCCAACGCCGAAGCAATCGGCTGCCCCGCGCCGTCGTACATATGCTGTTCGAGTACATAGCCATACTGTTTGTCGATGACCGTCACCTTGGTGATTTGCCCGGCCGAAGAGTTTAACGTCGTACGGATTTCGTAGTTGCCAGACGCCGTTGGGAATGGCCCCTGGTGGAAGTTGTTAGGATCGAAGCGTGCCAGCCCCATGGCCTGGGCTACCCAACTGGGTTCGACCGGAAGCATGGTCTTGGCCATCGAGCGATTGAATTCGTCGTGCCGGGCATACATCATGCCAGGCGAGTTGAACCCGCGGCCCCACACCCAAAACTCTTCTTCATTGCTACCCAGGTCCAGCAGTTGACCGGTTAACGCCGTTTCGCCAATCAAGCGAAACTTCATCGGCGGCATCATGTAAATTTGAGCCCGGATCGAAGGAAAGCCCTTCATACCCACCGACGCGCCGGTCGATTCCAGCGACTGGACGCGCTGCGTGTTCATGTTCACTTGGGCCATCAGCTGCTCCATCGTCGGCGGAGCATTGAAGACGACCGGGGCCTGGTACATCGGGTCGACCGGCTGAGTAAACTGCGGGCACCCGGCACCGCATGCAAAACCAACCAGCAAGATCGCAACGATCCCCTGCAGCTTGAATTGTGTCACTGGCGCATCCTTGCGTTGGTTTGGTTATTGGGAAGCTGGCTCGTCGCCCGTTTGTAGCAGCGAGGTCAGTTCGTTTTGAATCTCGGCAATTCGCTGGGCGGTCGGTTCGACGACAGGAATCTTGTAGTTTCCTTCTCGCTTCAGTCCGACCAGCACCAGGCGTTCGATGCCGTCGTCACCCTTTTCGGCATCTTCCATCCGCACAATCTTCCGCCGCACCATCAACAGCGCCACGACGTAGGCCGCGTCTTGCTGCTGCGGATCTTGCAGGAGCCGCTCGAAGTAATCGAGCATGATGTCGTGCGGGGCCCAGCTGATCTTGGTCGACTGCGGATCAGGCACCGTTGCCTGCCACCAGCAGATGGCGTTTTCAGGCGGACCTTCCCAGGCCTCTTTGCTGAAATCTTGTCGGATCACCTCGGACCCTTCCGGGACGAGGACCGAAAAGTACTCGTCGCCGGCGCGCAGTTCGCGCTCGGTGGCGTGGCACTTTTTCGCGCAGCGTTGAATGTCGAAGTCGATCATGGCAGCCATCCTCTAAAACGTGGGGGCGGCAGATCGTACGGAAATTGAAGCCACGACTCAAGATGGACGCGGCAGGGGGTGCT containing:
- a CDS encoding glucoamylase family protein produces the protein MKRRTFLAAGLSLPLALSGVLPRRAHSEVLPDSSVLDLRGEAFVRDMQRRCYRYFLEAVDLKTQLVADRAATDASNYSLHGSSAACGFGLASHAIAAQYEWAPREEIQQRVRTMLHSLNDLVAHEKGFVYHFFDIKTGQRMLRSEASSVDTALMLAGAMSASVAFQDDSEIGALAEQLYNRVEWTWLLGENGCLHMGYLPEIGILPHQWDQFSEHLILTLLAIGAPSNPIPPSSWDAWRREPVLKFQGQEFLSYPPLFVHQYPMAFFDFQNYRAPNGRSFWENAKIAHHAQINFLTKLGAKYPQRMGHYGPDLWGITSSDSEFGYRDWGGPYKDGRVEPDREIDGTIVPSAAAGALAVLPHEALHTLEFQKDRFGEKIYGHYGFVNAFNPANDWVNPDVIGIDTGISLMMAENMLTGRLWNLFMQHPAAQRGLKLAGFTQTGSTVLTSRP
- a CDS encoding RNA polymerase sigma factor; protein product: MKASSADLQLLEDLLASPTANWRRFVDRYASTVIQVVQHARQNQKWTLTQKDADAVVVATFERLSENNLEILHRFDGNGSFTTFLTVAARRIVIQELQDRGAEQRIQTALKDASAERLQIPGTAS
- a CDS encoding DUF1559 domain-containing protein, producing MRLQCFAVSSRRAFTLVELLVVIAIIGVLIALLLPAVQQAREAARRIQCTNNIKQIGLAMHNYHDTFLSFPIARQSNSANWAVGILAMMEHGNLQEQYDYDLEWDEGTNLDLATEMPDAFVCPSNPSAGNILSDNGFETTDYSVVRSATNWEFTESLFQSSGPYKMRDITDGTSNTCMTYESVGRADWWVAGKRNPGRSGYNHDYGVSKDPWTSRQNAGWMFPCEVEMNAAGDDMTTVYWTGNRVLNVSNWFGAPYSFHPGGIQMGMADASVRFVPETVSLENVTAFTSINGGEILGEY
- a CDS encoding ferredoxin family protein, whose product is MTHVVCEPCFNCKYTDCVVVCPVECFYEGDKILYIHPEECIDCEACVPECPVEAIFHEDNVPEEWQGFTELNAEMAPQCEVITEKKAPLADQ
- a CDS encoding DUF502 domain-containing protein, which codes for MSNTNQPSPQPEESGSSVLGWIMRTIFGGIVLVLPFAVMLAIVHYIFSLMNDYVVTPLAKLLLPKGFEDLFIFYWGPLLSVVVGLVFLFFMGLLFRTRVRNFVDWAFGKVPGVSTLYSAISDTAKALTGPPGLANVDTVVLVPFPQSETRMAGYLMTKSEQPNGRTLVAVYVPLVLFPPSGYTLVVPEDKIVYTDWPTKDVWKLLLSGGLTIPKNIPFEPEEGINQNKTTSGEPAVDHKE